From Sporosarcina sp. Te-1, the proteins below share one genomic window:
- a CDS encoding GTP pyrophosphokinase family protein, producing MKEWKQFLGPYKQAVAELKVKLKGLRSQYELENIHTPVEFVTGRLKPLASIYDKTLEKGIPFEPSEALAKELPDIAGVRLMCQFVDDIGKVVQTLRQRTDMRVIEERDYISNKKASGYRSYHMIIEYPVQTIHGEKTILAEIQIRTLAMNFWASIEHSLNYKYKGELPDEIRHRLERAAEAAFRLDEEMSLIRDEIHDAQKYFSAFKETPDRDYGEQKWKGE from the coding sequence ATGAAGGAATGGAAACAATTTTTAGGACCATACAAACAGGCAGTGGCCGAGTTGAAAGTAAAATTGAAAGGGCTGCGGTCGCAATACGAATTGGAGAACATCCATACACCTGTAGAATTTGTAACCGGCCGGTTGAAGCCTTTAGCAAGCATCTATGATAAGACGCTTGAAAAAGGGATCCCGTTTGAACCCTCGGAGGCTTTGGCGAAAGAGTTGCCTGATATTGCGGGCGTCCGTCTGATGTGCCAATTTGTCGATGACATCGGCAAAGTCGTTCAGACGCTTCGCCAGCGGACCGATATGCGTGTGATCGAGGAACGCGATTACATCTCCAATAAAAAGGCGAGCGGCTATCGATCCTACCACATGATCATCGAATATCCGGTACAAACAATCCATGGAGAGAAGACGATTCTCGCTGAAATCCAAATCCGGACTCTTGCCATGAATTTCTGGGCCTCGATCGAACATTCATTGAACTACAAATATAAAGGTGAATTGCCGGATGAAATCAGACATCGGCTGGAGCGGGCAGCAGAAGCGGCGTTCCGCCTGGATGAAGAAATGTCGCTTATTCGGGATGAAATTCACGATGCCCAAAAGTATTTCAGTGCCTTCAAAGAAACGCCGGACCGTGATTATGGCGAACAAAAATGGAAGGGGGAGTAA
- a CDS encoding NAD kinase, translated as MKFAIQTRNDELSERLRDEAKGYLSDFGLEYDELEPDIVLSIGGDGTLLHAFHKYIHRLQNTAFVGIHTGHLGFYADWKPLEIEKLVISIARKEYDVIEYPLLEVRINYRTSDKAATYLALNESTVKSPEVTLVMDVELNGEHFERFRGDGLCMSTPSGSTAYNKALGGAIIHPALPAMQLTEMASINNRVFRTVGSPLVLPSHHNCVLTPVNGPDFMVTIDHLQLLHKDVKSIEYKVSDQRVRFARFRPFPFWKRVHDSFIASDE; from the coding sequence ATGAAGTTTGCAATTCAAACAAGGAATGATGAGCTTTCCGAACGACTACGCGATGAAGCGAAAGGCTACTTGTCGGATTTTGGTCTTGAATATGATGAATTGGAACCGGATATTGTGCTGTCCATTGGAGGGGATGGCACATTGCTTCACGCCTTCCATAAATATATCCATCGTCTTCAGAATACGGCATTTGTCGGAATCCATACAGGACATCTAGGCTTTTACGCGGATTGGAAACCGTTAGAGATTGAAAAGCTTGTCATTTCCATCGCACGGAAAGAATATGATGTCATCGAATATCCACTGCTCGAAGTGCGTATTAACTATCGTACATCTGATAAGGCGGCCACGTATCTGGCGTTGAATGAATCCACTGTGAAATCGCCTGAAGTGACGCTCGTCATGGACGTAGAATTGAATGGCGAGCATTTTGAACGGTTCCGTGGAGACGGCCTTTGCATGTCTACGCCTTCAGGGTCCACAGCTTATAATAAGGCACTGGGCGGCGCAATCATCCATCCTGCATTGCCGGCCATGCAGCTGACTGAGATGGCTTCGATCAATAACCGGGTGTTTCGTACTGTCGGATCCCCGCTCGTACTGCCATCCCATCATAATTGCGTCCTGACACCAGTCAATGGACCTGATTTCATGGTGACGATCGACCATTTGCAATTGCTTCATAAAGATGTGAAGTCGATTGAATACAAAGTATCCGATCAGCGCGTCCGTTTTGCACGTTTCCGCCCGTTCCCTTTTTGGAAACGCGTGCACGATTCGTTTATCGCGAGTGATGAATGA
- a CDS encoding RluA family pseudouridine synthase — protein MMRQDDRRFRLDFIVEEDSILLRNFLQRKGISKKTLTATKYEGGAILVNGKEQTVRYLVGMGDTVSVLFPLEEPSEGLTPQEGELQVVYEDGSLLILDKPAGVATIPSRDQPSGTIANVVAGKFRRERVPSTVHVVTRLDRDTSGLLCIAKNRHIHHLLSDQMEKIGFHRQYIAFVEGHVSETSFTIERPIGRKDGSIIERTVREDGQYARTDVQVLGFHEKEGCQYTEVMLILHTGRTHQIRVHMQSLGHPLVGDDLYGGSLLLSSRQALHCASIGFNHPLTGHPLRFSSGLPLDLKRLAT, from the coding sequence ATGATGCGTCAAGATGACCGGAGATTCCGGCTAGATTTCATAGTGGAGGAAGACTCCATCCTGCTGCGTAACTTTTTGCAGAGGAAAGGCATTTCAAAAAAGACGTTGACCGCAACGAAATATGAAGGCGGCGCCATTCTAGTCAATGGGAAGGAACAAACCGTCAGATACCTAGTAGGCATGGGCGATACCGTTTCTGTCCTATTTCCTTTGGAGGAGCCGAGCGAAGGGCTGACGCCGCAAGAAGGAGAATTACAGGTAGTCTATGAGGACGGTTCGCTTTTAATTCTAGACAAGCCTGCAGGTGTGGCGACTATTCCTTCGAGAGACCAGCCATCCGGCACCATAGCGAATGTAGTGGCGGGGAAGTTTCGAAGAGAGCGAGTGCCAAGTACGGTGCATGTCGTAACGAGGTTGGATCGCGACACGTCCGGACTTTTGTGTATTGCGAAGAACCGTCATATCCATCATTTGTTGAGCGACCAAATGGAAAAGATCGGATTTCACCGTCAATATATTGCCTTTGTGGAAGGGCATGTATCCGAAACCAGTTTTACCATTGAGCGTCCGATCGGCAGGAAAGACGGGAGCATTATTGAACGAACGGTTCGGGAGGATGGCCAATATGCTCGGACGGATGTCCAAGTGCTTGGCTTTCATGAGAAGGAAGGCTGTCAATATACTGAAGTCATGCTCATTCTCCATACAGGCAGGACTCACCAGATCCGGGTGCATATGCAGTCGCTCGGTCATCCTTTGGTGGGAGATGACTTATATGGGGGTTCTCTTTTGCTAAGCAGCCGGCAGGCATTGCATTGCGCGTCTATCGGATTCAACCATCCCCTCACGGGACATCCGCTCCGCTTTTCGAGTGGGCTTCCGTTGGATTTGAAGCGGCTCGCTACGTAA
- the prpE gene encoding bis(5'-nucleosyl)-tetraphosphatase PrpE has protein sequence MKYDVIGDVHGCFAELIELIGLLGYTFENGLPVHPEKRQLAFVGDAMDRGPDSLQTLKLLFSMQDAGLLLYAPGNHCNKFYRYAKGNQVQQTHGLESTVAELDVLPKQERERFLTRYRLFYESLPPYVSLENGQLLIAHAGIREQMIGAPLSKSIRTFVRYGDISGKTLPDGRPERRDWARHYNGNPFIIYGHTPVREARFIKNTVNIDTGCVFGGKLSALRYPEMEIVSVPSRQPFQSARFTYFT, from the coding sequence ATGAAGTATGACGTGATCGGTGATGTTCATGGATGCTTTGCTGAACTAATTGAATTGATCGGTTTACTTGGCTACACATTCGAAAACGGACTGCCGGTTCATCCGGAAAAACGGCAGCTCGCCTTTGTCGGAGACGCAATGGATCGGGGTCCCGATTCACTCCAAACACTGAAGCTTCTCTTCTCGATGCAGGATGCCGGGTTGTTGCTCTATGCGCCTGGCAATCACTGCAATAAATTCTATCGATACGCCAAGGGAAATCAAGTGCAGCAAACGCACGGTCTGGAATCGACAGTGGCAGAACTTGATGTACTGCCAAAACAGGAGAGGGAACGGTTTCTGACACGCTACAGGCTATTTTATGAGAGTCTGCCTCCTTATGTGTCCTTGGAAAATGGACAACTTCTTATTGCTCATGCAGGCATCCGAGAACAAATGATAGGCGCTCCACTATCCAAAAGCATTCGGACGTTCGTCCGCTATGGTGATATTTCCGGTAAAACCTTGCCGGATGGAAGGCCAGAACGCCGGGATTGGGCGAGACACTATAATGGAAACCCATTCATCATATACGGGCATACGCCGGTTCGTGAAGCCCGTTTCATAAAAAACACCGTCAATATTGATACCGGATGCGTGTTCGGCGGCAAATTGTCTGCACTTCGTTATCCGGAAATGGAAATCGTCAGCGTGCCGTCCCGTCAACCGTTCCAATCTGCAAGGTTCACTTATTTTACGTAG
- the mgtE gene encoding magnesium transporter: MTDYNETKEEINIDEEKMTDALINRDIQTFRDEYLALHPYDRAIIYENVGSELRKQIYYFLSPKELAEIFETSEIDEDEYKEFLQEMDTTYAAEMISHMFVDNAVDVLKELDKSQIASYLILMNKEAADQIKSLLHYEEYTAGSIMTTEYVSIPEFSTVRSAMTILRNEAPGAETIYYVFVVDEDNRLTGVVSLRDLIIADEDTLIRDIMNDRVVSVLVSDDQEDVARMTQDYNLLAVPVVDFQQHLLGIITVDDVIDVLDEEASDDYSKLAGVANMDSMDKNSLSAAKKRIPWLLILLVLGMLTANLIDLFTDTISQVALLAAFIPLIGGTAGNSGTQALAVAVRGIATRDIEEESKFKLLLREAGTGLITGLTCSVFVVGLIFVWKHEFIIALLVGAAILVSIFVATILGSFIPLFMHRMKIDPAVASGPFITTLNDVISILIYLGLATAFIGNL, from the coding sequence ATGACGGATTATAACGAAACGAAAGAAGAAATCAACATTGATGAGGAGAAAATGACCGATGCTCTAATTAATCGGGATATCCAAACATTCCGGGACGAGTATTTAGCACTCCATCCCTATGATCGTGCTATCATTTACGAAAATGTGGGCTCGGAATTACGGAAACAAATCTACTATTTTCTTTCTCCTAAAGAGCTGGCGGAAATTTTCGAGACGAGTGAGATTGATGAGGATGAATATAAAGAGTTCCTTCAGGAGATGGACACGACGTATGCGGCGGAAATGATTTCCCACATGTTCGTCGATAATGCGGTCGATGTCCTGAAAGAACTGGATAAATCGCAAATAGCGAGCTACCTCATATTAATGAACAAAGAGGCAGCCGACCAGATCAAATCGCTCTTGCATTACGAAGAATACACAGCCGGATCAATCATGACGACAGAATATGTATCCATCCCGGAATTTTCAACCGTTCGTTCGGCGATGACCATTCTTCGCAATGAGGCTCCCGGTGCGGAAACCATTTACTATGTATTCGTTGTGGACGAGGACAATCGGTTGACCGGTGTCGTTTCATTGCGTGACTTGATCATTGCAGACGAAGATACGCTAATTCGAGATATTATGAATGATCGAGTTGTCAGTGTGCTTGTTTCCGATGACCAGGAAGATGTGGCACGAATGACGCAGGATTATAATTTGCTCGCTGTGCCAGTCGTCGATTTTCAGCAGCATCTGTTAGGGATCATTACGGTGGATGATGTCATTGACGTATTGGATGAAGAGGCATCAGATGACTACTCCAAGCTTGCCGGTGTCGCCAACATGGATTCAATGGATAAAAATTCACTGTCAGCTGCTAAGAAAAGGATTCCTTGGCTGCTAATCTTGCTCGTATTGGGCATGTTGACCGCCAATCTGATTGATTTATTCACGGATACGATTTCCCAAGTCGCTCTTTTGGCAGCCTTTATCCCGTTGATCGGCGGAACAGCTGGAAACAGCGGAACCCAAGCATTGGCGGTAGCGGTCCGCGGGATTGCGACAAGAGATATCGAAGAAGAAAGCAAGTTCAAGTTATTGTTGAGAGAGGCCGGCACCGGTTTGATCACAGGGCTGACTTGTTCCGTATTTGTAGTCGGTTTAATCTTTGTCTGGAAACATGAATTTATCATTGCACTATTAGTAGGGGCAGCCATTTTGGTTTCCATTTTTGTGGCTACCATTTTAGGTTCCTTTATTCCTTTATTCATGCATCGGATGAAAATTGACCCGGCGGTGGCTTCAGGCCCATTCATCACAACGTTGAACGATGTCATCAGTATATTGATTTATCTAGGACTCGCTACAGCTTTCATCGGAAATTTATAA
- a CDS encoding CotY/CotZ family spore coat protein has protein sequence MGCGRTEGVGETRRHDNCICEVVRAIKRVQDIRDDIDCDDCRTDCFLTPLGSLVSPARQRANTRVFMLLDDEGNPFKALFNRKRFPRDNDTANEQNRVRDCTSCFSIFFRVQNIFDNCCATLQVLEPRDARGRTVDLFKNGKLDLDAVCDAVRFEATGSCVTVDLKCFCGIQCIRDVFINCDED, from the coding sequence ATGGGATGTGGAAGAACTGAAGGAGTAGGTGAGACGCGCCGTCATGACAACTGTATTTGCGAAGTCGTTCGTGCGATTAAACGAGTACAGGATATCCGCGATGATATCGATTGTGACGATTGCAGAACCGACTGCTTCCTGACTCCGCTTGGCAGCCTTGTGAGCCCAGCAAGACAACGGGCGAACACACGGGTATTCATGCTATTAGATGACGAAGGTAATCCATTCAAAGCGTTATTCAATCGTAAACGGTTCCCTAGGGACAACGATACGGCGAATGAGCAAAACAGAGTGAGGGACTGCACGAGCTGTTTCTCTATCTTCTTTAGAGTACAAAATATCTTTGATAACTGCTGTGCTACACTCCAAGTCCTCGAGCCGCGAGATGCGAGAGGCAGAACTGTAGATCTGTTTAAGAACGGAAAATTGGATCTGGATGCTGTCTGTGATGCAGTCCGTTTTGAAGCGACAGGCTCCTGTGTCACTGTCGACTTGAAATGCTTCTGTGGCATTCAATGTATCCGCGACGTATTTATCAATTGCGACGAAGACTGA
- the spoVAC gene encoding stage V sporulation protein AC produces MDKEQYSTIEQEISPKPSLVKNLFKAFLTGGTICLIGQFVTLFYITFFDFTERTASNPTVATMVFFSMLLTGFGLYKRIGQFGGAGAAVPITGFGNAVISSAIEHRTEGYVLGVGGNIFKLAGSVILWGVFSAFAVALIKTILVKLGVVSW; encoded by the coding sequence ATGGACAAAGAACAGTATTCAACAATTGAACAGGAAATATCGCCAAAGCCTTCGCTAGTGAAAAATTTGTTCAAAGCCTTTTTAACGGGCGGAACTATTTGTTTGATTGGCCAGTTTGTCACCCTATTTTATATCACTTTCTTCGACTTTACCGAACGGACTGCGAGCAATCCGACAGTTGCGACGATGGTATTCTTCTCCATGCTTCTGACTGGATTTGGTCTCTATAAAAGGATCGGTCAATTCGGAGGTGCCGGAGCGGCTGTTCCGATAACCGGTTTCGGCAACGCGGTTATTTCATCGGCGATTGAACATCGGACGGAGGGCTATGTGCTCGGCGTTGGAGGGAATATTTTCAAATTGGCCGGCTCGGTCATCCTGTGGGGTGTCTTTTCGGCATTTGCAGTTGCTTTAATTAAGACGATACTCGTTAAACTGGGAGTTGTATCATGGTGA
- a CDS encoding stage V sporulation protein AD, whose translation MVTRGVIQFKTAPSIAATGVTAGPLERKSPFFESFDKIYDGERSGLDTNEHGHAKLMEDATMIALSKVNAVPEDADFFLTGDLVNQMTPSNFCATTLGIPFIGMFSACATSVSSLLTAAILTDAGISELAIAGSSSQHNSIERQFRYPIEYGVQKGDTAQWTVTAAGAAAVTPHCEGVPSIERGTIGKAIDMGMTDPLNMGAAMAPAAADTLFRHLEGHGASIDDYDVIMTGDLGKTGYEILKRLADLKGIQNTDNFRDAGVEFYGKDPKFFSGASGAGCSAAIYFSEIYNKLLSREYQRVLLIATGALLSPLSFQQGDTIPCTAHAIELTMK comes from the coding sequence ATGGTGACACGTGGTGTAATTCAATTCAAAACGGCGCCCTCGATCGCGGCAACAGGCGTCACTGCAGGCCCGCTAGAAAGAAAGAGCCCATTTTTTGAGAGCTTCGACAAAATATACGATGGAGAAAGAAGCGGTCTCGATACAAATGAACATGGCCATGCGAAATTGATGGAGGATGCAACAATGATTGCCCTCAGCAAAGTGAATGCTGTTCCGGAAGATGCTGATTTTTTTCTAACGGGCGATTTGGTCAATCAAATGACTCCATCGAATTTTTGTGCAACGACGCTAGGAATTCCGTTCATCGGCATGTTTTCAGCTTGTGCAACTTCCGTCTCTTCCCTTCTAACCGCCGCTATCCTGACAGATGCGGGAATTTCAGAACTGGCGATTGCCGGCTCATCCAGTCAACATAATTCAATTGAAAGACAGTTCCGCTATCCGATTGAGTATGGGGTGCAAAAAGGGGATACGGCGCAATGGACAGTGACGGCTGCGGGAGCTGCCGCGGTCACTCCGCATTGTGAAGGTGTACCGTCTATTGAAAGGGGCACGATCGGCAAGGCGATTGATATGGGAATGACCGATCCTTTGAACATGGGAGCCGCCATGGCACCAGCAGCTGCAGATACACTATTTCGTCATTTGGAAGGCCATGGGGCTTCAATTGATGATTATGATGTCATTATGACAGGTGATTTAGGAAAAACAGGGTACGAAATATTGAAAAGGCTAGCTGATTTGAAGGGGATTCAGAATACAGATAATTTCAGAGATGCCGGTGTGGAGTTCTACGGAAAAGATCCAAAATTTTTCTCGGGTGCAAGCGGCGCGGGATGCTCAGCGGCTATTTACTTTTCCGAAATCTATAACAAGTTATTATCCAGAGAATACCAACGTGTCCTGTTGATTGCGACAGGTGCCCTGTTGTCCCCGTTGTCATTTCAACAGGGGGATACGATTCCTTGTACGGCCCATGCGATTGAATTAACGATGAAATGA
- the spoVAE gene encoding stage V sporulation protein AE, with translation MFSIYITAFIVGGLICVIGQLLFDVAKLTPAHTLCTLVVVGSILDGFGLYEPFIDFAGAGATIPITSFGNSLTHGALAEAEKHGIIGVLTGMFEVTSSGITSAILFGFIASFLFRSKGKA, from the coding sequence TTGTTTTCCATTTATATTACCGCCTTCATTGTAGGAGGCTTGATTTGTGTCATTGGCCAATTGTTGTTCGATGTCGCAAAATTGACACCAGCCCATACCCTTTGCACCTTGGTTGTGGTCGGATCCATCTTAGACGGTTTTGGGCTTTATGAGCCGTTCATTGATTTTGCCGGGGCAGGAGCTACAATTCCAATCACATCATTCGGCAATTCATTAACTCATGGTGCACTGGCGGAAGCCGAGAAACACGGTATCATCGGTGTTCTGACCGGGATGTTCGAAGTGACGAGTTCGGGCATCACATCTGCAATATTATTTGGATTTATTGCTTCCTTTCTATTTCGATCGAAAGGAAAGGCATGA
- a CDS encoding YjcZ family sporulation protein: MSGGYGPWNPGCFGGGYGGGYGGGYGGTNGGSTFVLIVVLFILLIIVGAAFV, translated from the coding sequence ATGTCTGGAGGATACGGTCCTTGGAATCCAGGATGCTTCGGCGGCGGTTACGGCGGAGGCTATGGCGGCGGCTACGGAGGTACGAATGGTGGTTCCACGTTCGTTCTCATTGTCGTTCTCTTCATCCTGTTGATCATTGTTGGCGCAGCGTTTGTATAA
- a CDS encoding stage VI sporulation protein F, whose product MNDSFFRKIESKTGVPMEEVFALANAIQYADFSDERQVRKIVKKVGKLANKDVPPHLEDELVRSIISSGSSFNMNDIQKMLGN is encoded by the coding sequence ATGAACGATTCATTTTTCCGGAAAATCGAATCTAAGACAGGCGTGCCAATGGAGGAAGTCTTTGCACTTGCCAACGCGATCCAATACGCTGACTTCAGCGATGAGCGACAAGTACGAAAAATTGTCAAGAAGGTTGGCAAGTTGGCAAATAAAGACGTACCGCCACATTTGGAAGATGAATTAGTACGGTCCATTATATCAAGTGGCAGTTCTTTTAACATGAACGATATTCAAAAAATGCTTGGAAATTAA
- a CDS encoding GNAT family N-acetyltransferase — protein MFHVKVAGSALEREDAFSVRKMVFVEEQGVPLNLELDENDATAAHFIVYSEERPIGAGRIRKISTGVGKVERVCVLKEFRGKHLGNLIMHSLEEHAKQTGMHKIVLNAQSYAVPFYEKLGYLVTSPEFMDADIPHRAMEKMITQ, from the coding sequence TTGTTCCATGTAAAAGTAGCCGGTTCGGCGCTGGAACGGGAAGATGCTTTCTCCGTAAGGAAAATGGTCTTTGTGGAGGAGCAAGGCGTCCCGTTGAACTTGGAATTGGATGAAAACGATGCCACTGCCGCCCACTTTATTGTGTATTCCGAAGAACGGCCGATCGGTGCCGGACGTATCCGTAAAATCAGCACAGGGGTTGGCAAAGTCGAGCGTGTCTGTGTATTGAAGGAATTTCGGGGCAAGCACCTTGGGAACTTGATCATGCATTCTCTCGAGGAACATGCGAAGCAAACCGGAATGCACAAAATTGTGCTGAATGCACAGTCTTACGCTGTCCCATTCTATGAAAAGCTAGGTTATCTTGTAACCTCTCCAGAGTTCATGGATGCGGATATCCCTCATCGTGCAATGGAAAAAATGATTACCCAATAA
- a CDS encoding YjcG family protein yields the protein MKYGVVAFPSKKLQDLANGYRKRYDPHYALITPHMTLKDVFEADDTEIEQVAKEIRNIAIKNNPFELNVSKVSTFAPITNTIYFKVTPNDELLALHKDLDGVFTETQAEYSFVPHITIAQKLNPTEHDDIIGQLKMIGVDHTETIDRIHLLYQLEDGSWTVYETFRLDEGQ from the coding sequence ATGAAATATGGTGTAGTTGCGTTTCCATCAAAAAAGCTCCAAGATTTGGCGAACGGCTATAGGAAGCGGTATGATCCCCACTATGCGCTTATCACACCTCATATGACATTGAAAGATGTATTTGAGGCAGACGATACAGAGATTGAGCAAGTTGCAAAAGAAATCCGGAATATTGCTATTAAAAACAACCCGTTTGAACTGAACGTGTCAAAAGTAAGCACCTTTGCCCCAATTACGAATACTATCTATTTTAAAGTGACGCCGAATGATGAACTACTCGCACTTCACAAGGATTTAGATGGTGTTTTTACTGAAACTCAAGCGGAATATTCCTTCGTTCCCCATATAACGATCGCTCAAAAATTGAATCCGACGGAACATGACGATATTATTGGTCAATTAAAAATGATCGGGGTTGACCACACGGAGACGATCGACCGTATTCACCTACTTTATCAGTTGGAAGACGGTTCATGGACTGTCTACGAAACATTCCGTCTGGACGAGGGGCAATAA
- a CDS encoding esterase family protein gives MNYGKIEEITLYSQSLNEEMQLLIHLPHHYSPLYKHSVLIASDGKDYFQYGRIGRVADELMEEGEIDNMIIVGVPYKSVMERRRMYHPEGDRHEAYIRFLAHELIPYIDENYPTYQVGAGRGLIGDSLAATISLLTALKYPNCFGKVMLHSPYVDESVLEKVRDAKNPSSLSIYHIIGLEETEVQTTIDGIQDFLTPNRQLNEAIKSKGFPYFYEEFDGNHTWKYWQKDVKRALLKSYNDAK, from the coding sequence ATGAATTACGGAAAGATTGAAGAAATCACCCTGTACAGCCAATCACTAAATGAAGAGATGCAATTGCTGATCCACTTGCCCCATCATTATTCTCCTTTATATAAGCACTCCGTATTGATCGCTTCGGACGGCAAGGACTATTTCCAATATGGACGGATCGGACGGGTTGCAGATGAACTGATGGAAGAGGGCGAAATTGATAATATGATTATCGTCGGGGTTCCATACAAAAGTGTCATGGAAAGAAGAAGGATGTATCATCCGGAAGGCGACCGCCATGAAGCGTATATCCGCTTTCTAGCTCATGAGCTTATCCCCTATATCGACGAGAATTATCCGACGTATCAAGTAGGGGCCGGCAGAGGATTGATCGGGGATTCCTTGGCCGCCACTATATCTTTGCTGACCGCTTTAAAGTATCCGAATTGCTTTGGAAAAGTGATGTTACATTCGCCATACGTCGATGAGTCCGTTCTCGAAAAAGTGAGAGACGCAAAAAATCCATCCAGTCTTTCTATTTACCATATTATTGGTTTGGAGGAGACCGAAGTTCAAACAACCATTGATGGCATTCAGGATTTTTTGACGCCCAATCGCCAGTTGAATGAAGCAATCAAGAGCAAAGGCTTCCCTTATTTTTATGAAGAATTTGACGGGAATCATACATGGAAATATTGGCAAAAGGATGTCAAAAGGGCATTATTGAAATCTTATAATGATGCCAAATAA
- a CDS encoding phosphatidylglycerophosphatase A, with protein MFTGKNIVHSDVVTEATKQALVRRGVELEDIAKIVYEMQAPYNPSLDLEECLDSVEKVLRKRELQHAILVGIELDELAEQKKLSAPLQQIVENDEGLFGVDETIALGAVFTYGSIAVTTFGHLDKNKIGIINELDTKKGRGVHTFLDDLVASVASCAASRIAHRTRDLEEAGLTYSDSKQKD; from the coding sequence ATGTTCACTGGGAAAAATATTGTTCATTCTGATGTGGTAACGGAAGCGACAAAACAGGCGCTCGTCCGACGCGGGGTGGAGCTTGAGGATATTGCGAAAATTGTCTACGAAATGCAGGCTCCATATAATCCGAGCTTGGATTTGGAGGAATGCTTGGATTCAGTGGAGAAAGTGTTGCGGAAACGCGAATTGCAGCATGCCATCCTCGTGGGGATTGAATTAGATGAGTTGGCAGAACAGAAAAAGCTGTCTGCTCCTCTTCAACAAATAGTCGAAAACGATGAAGGGCTCTTTGGCGTTGATGAAACCATTGCGCTCGGTGCCGTCTTTACGTATGGTTCCATTGCGGTTACGACGTTTGGCCATCTTGATAAGAACAAGATAGGCATCATTAATGAGTTGGATACAAAAAAAGGCCGAGGTGTTCATACATTCCTCGATGACCTGGTAGCGAGCGTCGCTTCTTGTGCGGCTTCCCGGATTGCCCACCGGACCCGTGATTTAGAAGAAGCAGGGCTGACCTATTCGGATAGTAAACAAAAAGATTGA